The following proteins are encoded in a genomic region of Xenopus laevis strain J_2021 chromosome 3L, Xenopus_laevis_v10.1, whole genome shotgun sequence:
- the bcl2l10.L gene encoding anti-apoptotic protein NR13 encodes MTDRMEEETRAVLEEFLRRCISPHDESPLSPAAQTLLRVVSESMEPNRSPIESRCDQITAEPATILRTVAAQMPLDGGLNWGRAVALIGFAGFLTQQRGERKAGTPEELAEVLSHFLAVEHKDWLITIGGWDGFCKYFAKKRTQRAQENSTISNALMAAAGFGLAGLAFILAVR; translated from the exons ATGACTGACCGAATGGAAGAGGAGACCCGTGCGGTGCTGGAGGAGTTTCTCCGACGCTGTATCAGTCCGCACGATGAGTCGCCGCTCAGTCCCGCCGCTCAGACCCTACTCAGGGTGGTCAGTGAGTCCATGGAGCCCAATCGCTCCCCCATTGAAAGTCGCTGCGATCAAATCACTGCAGAACCCGCCACCATTCTAAGGACTGTAGCAGCTCAGATGCCTTTGGACGGGGGACTTAACTGGGGTCGAGCCGTGGCTCTGATTGGCTTCGCCGGGTTCTTGACACAACAGAGAGGGGAGCGCAAGGCTGGGACCCCCGAGGAGCTGGCCGAGGTGCTGAGCCACTTCCTGGCAGTGGAACACAAGGACTGGCTGATCACTATCGGAGGCTGG GACGGTTTCTGCAAATACTTTGCTAAAAAGAGGACTCAGCGGGCCCAGGAGAACAGCACCATTTCCAATGCTTTAATGGCAGCAGCTGGCTTTGGCCTTGCAGGATTGGCCTTCATCTTGGCTGTACGGTGA